In Gemmatimonadota bacterium, the sequence CTAGGCGGTCCGGCCCCCCGGCCGGGGGCCGAGCACCGGGCCTCGATGCAGCACGCCCTCACCGAACTGACCGGCATCACCGCCCCCACCCTCGCCGACGAACAGGCCCTCGCCGCGCTCGCCATCGCGGCCGCGGGCGCCCTGGGCCTGACCCCGCACGGGCCGCCGGTCACCCGCACCGGCCCGCAGGGCATCGCCGTGGGCCTGCTGGGGCACGGCGGGCACATCGTGCTCCACGCGGAACCCGCCACCGGCCGCTGCCTGGTGGATGTCGTCACCCCGAATGCCACCCCACC encodes:
- a CDS encoding S-adenosylmethionine decarboxylase yields the protein MQHALTELTGITAPTLADEQALAALAIAAAGALGLTPHGPPVTRTGPQGIAVGLLGHGGHIVLHAEPATGRCLVDVVTPNATPPARALEVVARRLGVVPRPV